From Halorientalis litorea:
CGACCCGGCCGGGACCGTCGTCTGGCAGGCCGCGGCGACGGCGACGACGCTCCCGGCGATGCGGGCGGCCGTCGCCGAGTCGGACGCGTCGGCCGCCGCCCGCCGCGGCGCGCGCAATCACCTCCGACTGGCGGCATCGTGGGACATCTTCGACCCGGACGCCACGACGACGGACACGCTCGACACGGCCGGCGTCACGGTGCTGGACCTCTCGGGGCTTTCGCGCGCGCCGATGAACGCCGTCCTCGCGGCAGTCGCACACTCACTCTACGACGCGCGGGTGAACGGTGACGCCGACCGCCTCCCGTGGCTGCTCGTCGACGAGGCCCACGCCTTCTTCGACGGCGTCGCCGGCCCCGCGCTTCGGACGCTCCTCACGCGCGGCCGCCAACCGGGCGTGAGTCTCGTCGCCGCGACACAGCGACCGGCCGCCCTGCCCGACGTGGTGTTCTCCCAGTCCGACCTCGTCCTCGCCCACCGGCTCACCGACAGCACGGACCGCGACGCCCTCGCGGCGGCCCGCCCGTCGTACGCCACCGAGACGTTCGCCGCGCGGATGCCGACGCGGCCGGGTGCGGTGCTGGTCGTCGACGACGCCACCGAGTCGGTCCACGCCGTGCAGGTGCGCGAGCGGGCGACCCCCCACGGCGGCGCGAGTCCGCGCGCCAGCGACATCGAAACTGTCGAGTAGCCGCTGTGTCAGGTCCGGGTGTGACGGCCGCCGACGGAGCAGACCACGCGCTCGCCCGCGCCGAACCGCTGGTGTTGATTGCCGTCGGCGGGTTCCTCGGTGCGGTCCTCCGATACGCCGTGGCCCTCGCGCTCCCGGCCACGGTCATCCCGTGGGGGACGCTCGCGGCCAACGTCCTCGGGAGTTTCGCGCTCGGCGTCCTCCTCTACGAGGCCCACCTCGCGGGCGTCCTCAGCGCGGAGACGCGGCTGGTCGTCGGGACGGGCTTTCTCTCCTCGTTCACGACCTACAGCACGTTCGCCAGCGAGACGGCCGCGCTCGCGCCCGAACTCGCGGCCCTGAACGTCGGACTGAACTACACGCTCGGGTTCGTCGCGGTGGTCTGTGGCCGCTGGGTCGCACGGGGGGTGTCACAGTGAATTCCGCGCTCCTCGTCGGCGTCGGCGGCGTCCTCGGCGCGCTGGCTCGCCACCTCCTCGGCGAACGCATCGACACCCGGACGGCGGACACGCTCGCGGTGAACGTCCTCGGGAGTTTCGCCCTCGGCGCGCTGGTCGCCGCACCGGTCGACGAGTCGCTCCGCTTGCTGTTCGGAACTGGCTTCTGTGGCGCGTTCACGACGTTCTCGACGTTCACCTTCGAGACGGTTCGGCTGTTCGAGACCGGCGACCGGAAACGGGCACTCGTCGTCGTCGCGGCCAACCTCGGCGGCGCGCTCGCGGCCGTCGCGCTCGGGGCCGCGCTGGCCGGCGCGCTCGGGTGACGGACAAACTATTACACTCGTGGCGCGCGCGTCACCGAGCATGCGACTCGCGACGTTCGCAGTCGAGACGGCCGTCGGCCCGGTGCGACGGGTCGGGGTGGCACACGACGGGGAACTGCTCGACGTGACGGCGGGGTACGCCCACGTCCTCGACCGGGAGGGTGACGCGACACCGGGCGCGGTGGCCGAAACCCACGCACCGCCCGAGATGGTCCCGTTCCTCCAGCGCGGGACGCGCGCGCTGGAGGCTGCCCGTGCGGTGGTCGAGACGGTCCCCGACAGCGACGCCGAGACGGGACCGAACGGGGCAACACTTCGGTACGACCCCGAGACGGTCGACCTGCTGGCACCGGTCCCGCGGCCCAACTCACTGCGGGACTACATGGCCTTCGAGGAACACGTCCAGAACGCGATGGGCGAGGTGCCCGACGTGTGGTACGACATCCCGGTCTGCTACAAGGGCAACGCCGACGAGGTGGTGGGGCCGGGCGAGAC
This genomic window contains:
- a CDS encoding ATP-binding protein; protein product: MHVIGRERGDGPTGWLGYYRARDGSRGEAVGIDLDGPHAAAVVGKRGSGKSYTLGVLAEEVARTEALAPVVADPMGVFPTLADTSDAGTDAVPATVVDPRVRADALDPASWCRVLDLDPTDPAGTVVWQAAATATTLPAMRAAVAESDASAAARRGARNHLRLAASWDIFDPDATTTDTLDTAGVTVLDLSGLSRAPMNAVLAAVAHSLYDARVNGDADRLPWLLVDEAHAFFDGVAGPALRTLLTRGRQPGVSLVAATQRPAALPDVVFSQSDLVLAHRLTDSTDRDALAAARPSYATETFAARMPTRPGAVLVVDDATESVHAVQVRERATPHGGASPRASDIETVE
- a CDS encoding fluoride efflux transporter FluC, whose amino-acid sequence is MSGPGVTAADGADHALARAEPLVLIAVGGFLGAVLRYAVALALPATVIPWGTLAANVLGSFALGVLLYEAHLAGVLSAETRLVVGTGFLSSFTTYSTFASETAALAPELAALNVGLNYTLGFVAVVCGRWVARGVSQ
- the crcB gene encoding fluoride efflux transporter CrcB yields the protein MNSALLVGVGGVLGALARHLLGERIDTRTADTLAVNVLGSFALGALVAAPVDESLRLLFGTGFCGAFTTFSTFTFETVRLFETGDRKRALVVVAANLGGALAAVALGAALAGALG